In Engystomops pustulosus unplaced genomic scaffold, aEngPut4.maternal MAT_SCAFFOLD_156, whole genome shotgun sequence, one DNA window encodes the following:
- the LOC140108606 gene encoding harmonin-like isoform X2 — MAGLPSLCTMLRLLAVRSLISRGSALTVFYLLIEGFQKYVEDFDPYTMFSAEQIAGKDVRQLRIKKEGALDLAVEGGIESPIGKIVVSAIYDGGAADRHGGVVRGDEILAVNGKILTDVTLSEAQSTLAKAWNAGGDWIDLVIAVSPPKEYDDEVTLF; from the exons ATGGCTGGGCTCCCCTCGCTATGTACTATGCTCCGGCTCTTGGCTGTCAGGAGTTTGATATCCCGAGGATCCGCACTAACTGTGTTTTATCTCCTTATTGAGGGATTCCAGAAGTATGTGGAGGACTTTGACCCCTACACCATG TTCTCCGCAGAGCAGATCGCAGGGAAGGACGTGCGGCAACTGAGAATAAAAAAG GAGGGGGCGCTGGACCTGGCAGTGGAAGGCGGCATTGAATCTCCAATCGGGAAGATTGTTGTGTCAGCGATATACGATGGAGGCGCGGCAGACAGACACG GGGGGGTTGTTCGCGGAGATGAGATTCTGGCAGTTAATGGGAAGATTCTGACTGATGTGACTTTATCAGAAGCGCAGAGCACCCTGGCGAAAGCCTGGAACGCTGGAGGG GATTGGATTGACCTGGTTATTGCAGTTTCTCCACCAAAGGAATACGATGATGAAGT